One genomic window of Haloferax mediterranei ATCC 33500 includes the following:
- a CDS encoding methyl-accepting chemotaxis protein: MDLLSRLAALVPGVGARARTDGGGQTTETNTDRATIAAAAEQLHVGDLLDGVGMPVFVLDADHRVISWNEPISKLTGVSAADALGSEHVSELFYPDGRRAKTLADKVLENPTTAADVHDLELVDEAQSLYRDTSTMTDRNGVDRHIAFTAQPLFEGDELVGVVEAVHDRTDVVEKQRASEELVEEVSVTISSLTDGDLSARASFSDDRNVLTDETLAVLSDINQMATRFERLANEVDDTTANLGTAIQRAATAATDIEEQVTEQAELLAKGSEEMQDLSASMEEIAATSDEVASAANQARAAAENGQEAGQSIRTATDQVIEISDELLDSVTELQQRMGAIEEVVEVIAEVADRTNLLALNANIEAARAGEAGEGFSVVANEVKQLANQTHEHTEEIANSITEIQEQADETVMASEQSHEQIQVASGEIEDVLASLSEIADAADSAANGVTEVARATDSQATNIEEVTTTIQMAQDHASTAEAATTDITDATADQTVALDALANRVAELVGGDAAALEEVEDLDVVQAATDGGRVSTHERNESYSEADADTDSTDDTVGGFQFGR; encoded by the coding sequence ATGGACCTGCTTTCGCGACTTGCGGCGCTGGTCCCGGGGGTCGGGGCTCGGGCGCGGACGGACGGCGGGGGACAGACAACTGAAACTAACACTGACCGTGCGACGATTGCGGCGGCGGCAGAGCAACTTCACGTCGGCGACTTACTCGACGGTGTGGGGATGCCCGTGTTCGTTCTCGACGCGGACCATCGCGTCATTTCGTGGAACGAACCCATCTCGAAGCTCACGGGGGTCTCCGCCGCGGACGCGCTCGGGTCGGAGCACGTGAGCGAGTTGTTCTACCCGGACGGTCGCCGGGCGAAGACGCTCGCCGACAAGGTACTCGAAAACCCGACGACCGCGGCTGACGTGCACGACCTCGAACTCGTCGACGAGGCGCAGTCACTCTACCGCGATACCAGTACCATGACCGACCGAAACGGCGTGGACCGACACATCGCCTTTACCGCCCAACCGCTGTTCGAGGGAGACGAACTCGTCGGCGTCGTCGAGGCGGTTCACGACCGAACCGACGTGGTCGAAAAACAACGGGCGTCCGAGGAACTCGTCGAAGAGGTGTCGGTCACTATCAGCAGTCTCACCGACGGTGACCTCTCCGCACGCGCGTCCTTTAGCGACGACCGGAACGTCCTCACAGACGAGACGCTGGCTGTCCTCTCGGACATCAACCAGATGGCGACGCGTTTCGAACGCCTTGCGAACGAGGTTGACGACACGACAGCAAACCTCGGCACGGCGATTCAGCGCGCGGCAACCGCCGCAACCGACATCGAAGAGCAGGTCACAGAACAGGCTGAACTCCTTGCGAAGGGGTCCGAGGAGATGCAGGACCTCTCTGCGAGCATGGAGGAAATCGCGGCGACGTCCGACGAAGTCGCGTCGGCGGCGAACCAGGCGCGTGCGGCCGCGGAAAACGGACAGGAGGCCGGACAAAGCATTCGAACCGCGACCGACCAGGTCATCGAGATATCCGACGAACTGCTCGACAGCGTGACCGAACTCCAACAGCGCATGGGCGCAATCGAGGAGGTCGTCGAGGTCATCGCGGAGGTCGCAGACCGGACGAACCTGCTCGCACTCAACGCGAACATCGAGGCGGCCCGCGCGGGCGAGGCTGGCGAGGGCTTCTCGGTTGTCGCAAACGAGGTCAAACAACTCGCTAACCAGACCCACGAGCACACAGAGGAGATTGCAAACAGCATCACCGAGATTCAAGAACAGGCCGACGAGACGGTGATGGCGTCCGAGCAGTCCCACGAGCAGATTCAGGTCGCCTCGGGCGAAATCGAGGACGTGCTCGCTTCGCTCTCCGAAATCGCCGACGCGGCCGACTCGGCCGCAAACGGCGTCACCGAGGTCGCCCGCGCCACCGACTCGCAGGCGACGAACATCGAAGAGGTCACGACGACGATTCAAATGGCACAGGACCACGCGAGCACCGCCGAAGCGGCGACGACCGATATTACCGACGCCACGGCCGACCAGACGGTCGCACTCGATGCGCTCGCCAATCGCGTGGCCGAACTCGTCGGCGGCGACGCGGCGGCCTTGGAAGAAGTCGAAGACCTCGACGTCGTTCAGGCGGCGACCGACGGCGGACGGGTGTCTACCCACGAACGAAACGAGTCGTACTCGGAGGCCGACGCGGATACTGATTCGACTGACGACACGGTCGGCGGCTTCCAGTTCGGCCGATAG
- a CDS encoding alpha-amylase family glycosyl hydrolase: MHHPGPPRFTTVGDPVELAPRNPDPDSTFRWQLVETPDESAATLSDAPVVHLDADVPGVYVAELDAPDGIHHVTVRVFADPRQPARFSITSSEVEEDLDEIESASVIGPFNDFTMGADRVERDGDEWSVDVRLPPGDHDAIFAFDDEFDPYATAEVTIEGAGRPNIRLTGRTEGDEVVVEAIARPAPDGREPSVEFYFDDRDDLAESAVEIDGDRVVVDHEDLPNLSRVHAVVVSEEPHPDEDGETIERASIADTLEIRADGEAVDFSNPADGPEWLDDATMYQIFVREFAGETVETTFTEIERRVPYIESLGVDVVWFTPVCESPTRHGYHITDLFDTATDLGTREEFESLVDTLHDAGITVIFDLVINHTSRDHPAFQLHRAGVADYEDYYERVPAEQDASGIDWAGDDAPGMYFNWARIPNLNYDSLDVRAWMLDVIDEWVDVVDGFRCDVAWGVPHGFWKEVQERVKAENDEFLLLDETVPRDVRFRENEFDYHYDTDLYDTLRDIGTGDAPASALFDALVEAERHGFPEEAVHMRYVENHDETRYATECEEGTLRPAAAATFTLPGVPMIYYGQERGVPEQRGTMRWHDGDADLTDFHRRLVALRNEHPALRSNDVSKASVEVESGDADSVVAYRRVGEDESLLVVLNFDSSPATVSLEADCETEDLLSEVDVAADSIAETADTCVEVADVVVLRE; encoded by the coding sequence ATGCATCACCCCGGACCGCCGCGGTTTACGACCGTCGGCGACCCAGTCGAACTTGCACCGCGAAATCCAGACCCGGATTCGACTTTCCGGTGGCAACTCGTCGAAACACCGGATGAGTCAGCTGCGACGCTCTCGGACGCACCCGTAGTTCACCTCGATGCGGACGTTCCGGGCGTCTACGTCGCCGAACTCGACGCCCCCGACGGAATCCACCACGTGACCGTTCGGGTCTTCGCCGACCCGCGCCAGCCAGCGCGCTTTTCGATTACGTCCAGCGAGGTTGAAGAAGACCTCGACGAAATCGAGTCCGCGTCCGTCATCGGGCCGTTCAACGACTTCACGATGGGCGCAGACCGCGTCGAACGCGACGGCGACGAGTGGAGCGTGGACGTTCGACTCCCGCCGGGCGACCACGACGCGATTTTCGCGTTCGACGACGAGTTCGACCCGTACGCAACGGCCGAGGTGACTATCGAGGGTGCAGGCCGACCGAACATCCGGCTGACTGGCCGCACTGAGGGCGACGAAGTCGTCGTCGAGGCGATTGCTCGGCCGGCACCCGACGGGAGAGAACCGTCAGTCGAGTTCTACTTCGACGACCGCGACGACCTCGCCGAATCGGCAGTCGAAATCGATGGCGACCGCGTAGTCGTCGACCACGAGGACCTTCCGAACCTCTCGCGAGTCCATGCTGTCGTCGTGAGCGAGGAACCGCACCCCGACGAGGATGGCGAGACCATCGAACGCGCGAGTATCGCCGACACGCTCGAAATCCGTGCCGACGGGGAGGCGGTCGACTTCTCGAACCCCGCTGACGGACCGGAGTGGCTGGACGACGCGACGATGTACCAGATATTCGTCCGCGAGTTCGCCGGTGAAACCGTCGAGACGACGTTCACCGAAATCGAGCGCCGGGTGCCCTACATCGAGTCGCTCGGCGTCGACGTGGTGTGGTTCACGCCCGTCTGTGAGAGTCCGACCCGCCACGGCTACCACATCACTGACCTGTTCGACACCGCGACAGACCTCGGTACGCGCGAGGAGTTCGAGTCGCTCGTCGATACACTTCACGACGCCGGCATCACCGTCATCTTCGACCTCGTCATCAACCACACCTCACGGGACCATCCGGCGTTCCAACTCCACCGGGCGGGCGTCGCCGACTACGAGGATTACTACGAGCGCGTCCCGGCCGAACAGGACGCGTCGGGCATCGACTGGGCGGGCGACGACGCACCCGGCATGTACTTCAACTGGGCGCGGATTCCGAACCTCAACTACGACTCGCTGGACGTGCGAGCGTGGATGCTCGACGTAATCGACGAGTGGGTCGACGTCGTCGATGGCTTCCGATGCGACGTGGCGTGGGGCGTCCCCCACGGCTTCTGGAAGGAGGTTCAAGAGCGTGTGAAGGCCGAAAACGACGAGTTCCTGCTCCTCGACGAGACGGTCCCGCGGGACGTTCGATTCCGGGAAAACGAGTTCGACTACCACTACGACACAGACCTGTACGACACGCTCCGCGACATCGGGACCGGTGACGCCCCGGCGTCCGCGCTCTTTGACGCGCTCGTCGAGGCCGAACGCCACGGCTTCCCCGAAGAGGCGGTCCACATGCGCTACGTCGAAAACCACGACGAGACGCGCTATGCGACCGAATGCGAGGAGGGGACCCTCCGTCCCGCCGCAGCGGCGACGTTCACCCTGCCCGGCGTGCCCATGATTTACTACGGCCAAGAACGCGGCGTTCCAGAACAGCGCGGAACGATGCGCTGGCACGACGGCGACGCCGACCTGACCGACTTCCACCGGCGACTCGTCGCCCTCCGAAACGAGCATCCCGCACTACGCTCGAACGACGTGTCGAAAGCGAGCGTCGAAGTCGAATCGGGCGACGCCGACTCGGTCGTCGCCTATCGCCGCGTAGGGGAAGATGAGTCGCTGCTTGTCGTGCTGAACTTCGATTCGTCGCCCGCGACGGTGTCGCTGGAGGCGGACTGTGAGACCGAAGACCTCCTTAGCGAGGTCGACGTGGCAGCCGACTCTATTGCTGAGACGGCGGACACCTGCGTCGAAGTCGCCGACGTGGTCGTCTTGCGGGAGTAA
- a CDS encoding DUF7351 domain-containing protein, producing the protein MNADEGTVSVDAEQAADAIGALADADRIAILVALRNGGRQSFVDLQSAAGFEDSGRFNYHLDKLVGRFVTKREDGYELRGAGSKAVDIVTDERFGESPPPEERAVDAACPTCGHQLHARYADENVELTCPDCSTLVHYGYFPPRGRTSRDADSLFEAYGTCLWRDFTLAYRGVCPYCRGRMTTRVEAEPHHHLDYPAVSDCRDCGASIATTIGLRLLTDPAVVSFLADHGTSPDDRPFWEFDFCIDDSDVAVVSEDPFSVSVPIQQGDETLRVVVDENGSVVETTRSVPR; encoded by the coding sequence ATGAACGCTGACGAGGGAACAGTCTCCGTCGACGCCGAGCAGGCGGCCGACGCAATCGGCGCGCTCGCGGACGCCGACCGAATCGCTATCCTCGTCGCACTCCGAAACGGTGGGCGACAGTCCTTTGTCGACCTCCAGTCGGCGGCGGGATTCGAAGACAGCGGTCGGTTCAACTACCACCTCGACAAACTCGTCGGTCGGTTCGTCACCAAGCGCGAAGACGGCTACGAACTCCGCGGGGCGGGGTCGAAAGCGGTCGATATCGTGACCGACGAACGATTCGGCGAGTCGCCGCCGCCGGAAGAACGTGCCGTCGATGCGGCCTGTCCGACCTGCGGACACCAGCTTCACGCCCGGTATGCCGACGAGAACGTCGAACTCACCTGCCCCGACTGTTCGACGCTCGTCCACTACGGGTACTTCCCCCCGCGCGGGCGGACGAGCAGAGACGCCGACTCGCTCTTCGAAGCCTACGGGACCTGTCTCTGGCGGGATTTCACGCTGGCGTACCGAGGCGTCTGTCCGTACTGTCGCGGCCGAATGACCACGCGAGTCGAGGCCGAACCGCACCATCACCTCGACTATCCGGCGGTGAGCGACTGCCGCGATTGCGGCGCGTCCATCGCAACGACGATTGGCCTCCGACTCTTGACCGACCCGGCCGTCGTCTCCTTTCTCGCGGACCACGGAACGAGTCCCGACGACCGCCCGTTCTGGGAGTTTGACTTCTGCATCGACGACAGCGACGTGGCCGTCGTCTCGGAGGACCCGTTTTCAGTCTCGGTGCCGATTCAACAGGGCGACGAGACGCTTCGGGTCGTCGTGGATGAAAATGGGTCGGTCGTCGAGACGACGCGGTCGGTCCCGCGGTAG
- the ubaA gene encoding SAMP-activating enzyme E1, which translates to MTLSLDATQLDRYSRHIIMDEVGPEGQERLLTSRVVVVGAGGLGAPAIQYLAAVGVGELVVVDDDVVERSNLQRQIIHHDEDVGEPKAQSAAAFVRGLNPDVSVEPIEARVDKSNVYDLIADADVVVDASDNFPTRYLLNDACRFEEIPLVHGAIYKFEGQATTLLPDGPCYRCLFPEAPEPGTVPDCATTGVLGVLPGTVGCIQATEAVKVILEAGEVLDGRLLFYDAMDMSFETVPYRTNPECPVCGEDGIDTIGDIEYVESCAVDLD; encoded by the coding sequence ATGACGCTCTCACTCGACGCCACCCAACTCGACCGCTACTCTCGACATATCATCATGGACGAGGTTGGCCCGGAAGGACAGGAGCGACTGCTCACCTCACGGGTCGTCGTCGTCGGTGCGGGAGGGCTTGGAGCGCCGGCTATCCAGTACCTCGCCGCGGTCGGCGTCGGCGAACTCGTCGTTGTCGACGACGACGTAGTCGAGCGAAGCAACCTCCAGCGGCAGATTATCCACCACGACGAGGACGTGGGCGAACCGAAAGCCCAGAGCGCCGCCGCGTTCGTCCGCGGCCTCAACCCGGACGTGAGCGTCGAACCAATCGAAGCGCGGGTGGACAAATCGAACGTCTACGACCTCATCGCCGATGCGGACGTGGTGGTCGACGCTTCCGACAACTTCCCGACGCGCTATCTGCTCAACGACGCCTGCCGATTCGAGGAGATTCCGCTCGTCCACGGCGCGATATACAAGTTCGAGGGACAGGCGACGACGCTCCTGCCCGACGGGCCGTGTTATCGGTGTCTGTTCCCCGAAGCGCCCGAACCGGGGACCGTCCCCGACTGCGCGACGACGGGCGTCCTCGGCGTCCTCCCCGGAACGGTCGGGTGTATTCAGGCGACTGAAGCGGTGAAAGTCATCCTCGAAGCGGGCGAGGTGCTCGATGGGCGATTGCTGTTCTACGACGCGATGGACATGTCGTTCGAGACGGTTCCGTACCGAACGAACCCCGAGTGTCCGGTTTGCGGCGAAGACGGTATCGACACGATTGGAGATATTGAGTACGTCGAGAGTTGCGCGGTCGATCTCGATTGA
- a CDS encoding methyl-accepting chemotaxis protein: MKNPFSRVTSAMERLLPNVIRRRYAAKFGLVLLLIVLIMGAAGAFIHFDTKSVVDSQTKSQIRGAAETEARSVADWVVSREATVSFLAESINEKPDGTNATEHQRWLEQKLIGLPGDVRSLHYVDADSGTIVASTTDSLNGQSLNAVDTPWTGKATTFASSQSVTTSEPYDASGEPVVAFVAPVSGSNELIVLTASLEARSHHFESSFATGDAKVVSESGTILFDNRKSSLLEQYTAADGSEIKAIDAALTGETGYQVVSARTGMDEGEYAMAYTPITGTDWVLTYHVPAERAFALQSQVTRNVILLIAFAVGALFLVGVTIGRGTANSLAVVARNADNIANGEVDGDLPSTSRIDEMGRLYDSFESMQAYLTTVAGQAEALAEKQFDDPVLDEDIPGSFGESMGQTHTELEALITELEAKAAEFSETMSDAAAGDLTRRMSEDADNESMNEMARSFNDMADELEGTIAEVVEFAETVAAASEEVTASAQEIERASRQVSESTQVMAEGAHEQRENLQQTTNETSNLSATIEEVASSATELEQTAQHTLGASEDGHDAAKNAIDTIRQVETQTRRTADRIEDLEADMEEIGDIVELITDIAEQTNILALNANIEAARAGEAGEGFSVVANEVKDLAGETKSSAEEIEKTIDEVQTKSAESVAEMRETRNAVESGVDAVETARDSLDTIVENVRETTNGVDEISRTTDEQAASTEEVASMMDRVSDISDETAERAESVAAAAEEQTASLGEVSSGADSLASQSERLMALVSEFTVNHDAAENMTDDTFESDTNEQSDESNTLSPESPVTDGGDDSTMDTQ; encoded by the coding sequence ATGAAAAACCCATTCTCGCGGGTGACGTCCGCCATGGAGCGACTGCTCCCGAACGTGATTCGCCGCCGGTACGCGGCGAAGTTCGGTCTCGTCCTCCTCCTCATCGTGCTCATCATGGGTGCAGCGGGCGCGTTCATCCACTTCGACACTAAATCCGTCGTCGATTCACAGACCAAATCGCAAATTCGCGGTGCCGCGGAGACCGAAGCGCGGTCGGTCGCCGACTGGGTCGTTTCGAGGGAAGCGACGGTTTCCTTCCTCGCTGAATCGATTAACGAGAAACCGGACGGGACGAACGCGACCGAACATCAACGGTGGCTCGAACAGAAACTTATCGGGCTTCCCGGCGACGTTCGGTCGCTCCACTACGTCGATGCCGACTCCGGCACTATCGTCGCCAGTACGACTGACAGTCTGAACGGACAGTCGCTCAACGCAGTCGACACGCCGTGGACGGGCAAGGCGACAACATTCGCGTCGTCCCAGTCGGTGACGACTTCCGAACCGTACGACGCGAGCGGCGAACCCGTCGTCGCGTTCGTCGCACCCGTCTCCGGGAGTAACGAACTCATCGTCCTGACGGCCTCGCTCGAAGCACGGTCACACCACTTCGAGTCGTCCTTCGCAACCGGTGACGCGAAGGTCGTCTCCGAGTCGGGGACCATCCTCTTCGACAACCGAAAGTCGTCCCTGCTCGAACAGTACACGGCAGCCGATGGGTCGGAAATCAAGGCTATCGACGCGGCACTCACCGGGGAAACCGGCTACCAAGTCGTCTCCGCCCGGACGGGCATGGATGAAGGAGAGTACGCGATGGCCTACACGCCAATCACCGGTACCGATTGGGTACTCACGTACCACGTCCCCGCAGAACGGGCGTTCGCGCTCCAATCGCAGGTGACGAGAAACGTGATTCTCCTCATCGCGTTCGCCGTCGGGGCGTTGTTCCTCGTCGGTGTGACGATTGGGCGCGGGACCGCGAACTCCCTCGCCGTCGTCGCACGGAACGCGGACAACATCGCCAACGGAGAGGTCGACGGTGACCTCCCGAGCACGTCCCGAATCGACGAGATGGGCCGCCTGTACGACTCGTTCGAGTCGATGCAAGCGTACCTGACGACGGTCGCCGGACAGGCAGAGGCACTCGCCGAGAAACAGTTCGACGACCCCGTCCTCGACGAGGACATCCCCGGGTCGTTCGGTGAATCGATGGGCCAGACTCACACGGAACTCGAAGCGCTCATCACCGAACTCGAAGCGAAAGCCGCCGAGTTCAGCGAGACGATGTCCGATGCCGCCGCGGGCGACCTCACGCGACGGATGTCGGAAGACGCCGACAACGAGTCGATGAACGAGATGGCGCGGTCGTTCAACGACATGGCCGACGAACTCGAAGGAACCATCGCTGAAGTCGTCGAGTTCGCCGAAACAGTCGCGGCCGCCAGCGAGGAAGTCACTGCGAGTGCGCAGGAAATCGAGCGCGCCAGCCGACAGGTCAGCGAGTCCACGCAGGTCATGGCCGAAGGCGCACACGAGCAACGCGAGAACCTCCAGCAGACGACGAACGAGACGAGTAACCTCTCGGCGACCATCGAGGAGGTTGCCTCGTCGGCGACCGAACTCGAACAGACCGCACAACACACCCTCGGCGCAAGTGAAGACGGCCACGACGCGGCGAAAAACGCCATCGACACCATCAGACAGGTCGAGACGCAGACCCGCCGAACGGCCGACAGAATCGAAGACCTCGAAGCCGACATGGAGGAAATCGGCGACATCGTCGAACTCATCACCGACATCGCCGAGCAGACCAACATTCTCGCGCTCAACGCGAACATCGAGGCGGCCCGCGCTGGCGAGGCCGGCGAGGGCTTCTCGGTCGTCGCCAACGAGGTGAAGGACCTCGCGGGCGAGACGAAATCCTCCGCCGAAGAAATCGAAAAGACCATCGACGAAGTCCAGACGAAGTCCGCCGAATCGGTCGCCGAGATGCGCGAGACGAGAAACGCCGTCGAATCCGGCGTCGACGCGGTCGAGACCGCGCGCGACTCCCTCGACACCATCGTCGAGAACGTTCGCGAGACGACAAACGGCGTCGACGAAATCAGTCGCACGACCGACGAACAGGCCGCATCGACCGAAGAAGTCGCGTCTATGATGGACCGCGTCTCCGACATCAGCGACGAGACCGCAGAGCGGGCAGAGTCGGTGGCCGCGGCCGCCGAAGAACAGACTGCCTCGCTCGGCGAGGTTTCCAGTGGTGCGGACAGTCTTGCCTCGCAGTCCGAACGCCTGATGGCACTTGTCTCCGAGTTCACGGTTAATCACGACGCTGCCGAGAACATGACGGACGACACCTTCGAGTCAGATACCAACGAACAGTCCGACGAATCAAACACGCTATCGCCGGAGTCTCCAGTCACCGACGGCGGTGACGACTCCACGATGGATACCCAGTAG
- a CDS encoding ABC transporter substrate-binding protein has translation MLPLSGSLEQVGTHGKRAVEQAVEDINQAGGILGRPVELTAVDTEGSVEVAAEGYQSLVDAGVVGFVGGLVSDVSLALAPKTAKDSIMEISPASTNPRLSDAGRADGRKYFGRTVPSDSLQATAMAKILDSPQYVDAETVSILTVTGAFGSDLGTALQESLDAEVVTQVSYDPEAGDFSGVLDEVFADEPDAVGFVSVPGQEKGILEAYGNTDYDAPWVFSAGMFSGDLPAYYEGFYSASLSSVRTDGYFDLTQRLSDIAPLAPYAANAYDALFLMAAAAEYAGEVSGPAIADAVQTISSGTGHTVSVGEFDRVRTLVDAGRELNYQGASSGVDLTESLEPLSSYLVERVTDGEVTQVELLQRRFFESGGSQ, from the coding sequence ATGTTACCGTTAAGCGGTTCGCTGGAACAGGTCGGAACGCACGGAAAACGCGCCGTAGAGCAGGCAGTCGAGGATATCAATCAGGCAGGCGGAATCCTCGGTCGGCCCGTCGAACTGACGGCCGTGGATACGGAGGGTTCTGTAGAAGTCGCCGCCGAGGGGTACCAGTCGCTGGTCGACGCTGGTGTCGTTGGGTTCGTCGGTGGCCTCGTCAGTGACGTCTCGCTGGCGCTCGCCCCCAAGACGGCGAAGGACTCCATCATGGAGATTAGTCCAGCCAGTACGAACCCACGGCTCTCGGATGCCGGACGAGCAGATGGCCGGAAGTACTTCGGCCGAACCGTTCCGAGTGACAGCCTGCAGGCGACTGCGATGGCGAAAATTCTCGATTCGCCGCAGTACGTCGATGCCGAGACGGTTTCGATTCTCACCGTTACGGGTGCCTTCGGGTCGGACCTCGGAACTGCGCTTCAAGAGAGCCTCGACGCTGAGGTCGTCACGCAGGTCAGCTACGACCCCGAAGCAGGCGACTTCAGTGGCGTTCTCGATGAGGTCTTCGCCGACGAGCCGGACGCAGTCGGCTTCGTCAGCGTTCCCGGACAAGAAAAAGGAATTCTCGAAGCGTACGGGAACACCGACTACGACGCACCGTGGGTGTTCTCGGCGGGGATGTTCAGCGGCGACCTCCCGGCCTACTACGAGGGGTTCTACAGTGCCTCGCTCTCGTCGGTTCGGACGGACGGCTATTTCGACCTCACGCAGCGACTCTCCGATATTGCACCGCTCGCACCCTACGCTGCGAACGCCTACGACGCCCTTTTCCTCATGGCGGCGGCCGCAGAGTACGCTGGCGAAGTGAGCGGTCCAGCCATCGCGGACGCTGTTCAGACCATCTCCAGCGGAACGGGCCACACCGTCTCAGTCGGCGAGTTCGACCGGGTACGGACGCTCGTCGATGCGGGACGCGAACTGAACTATCAGGGCGCATCGAGTGGTGTCGACCTGACTGAATCGCTTGAACCGCTGAGTTCGTATCTCGTCGAGCGCGTCACCGACGGCGAGGTCACGCAGGTCGAACTGCTCCAACGGCGATTCTTCGAATCCGGAGGTTCCCAATGA
- a CDS encoding 50S ribosomal protein L15e, producing the protein MARSFYSHIKEAWKTPKEGKLAELQWQRKQEWRNQGAIERIERPTRLDKARELGYKAKQGIVVVRVSVRKGGARKQRHKAGRRTKRQGVNRIGRRKSIPRIAEERASRKYPNMRVLNSYGVGQDGSQKWQEVILVDPNHPAIQNDDDLNWICNDDHDGRAFRGLTNAGKRGRGLQNRGKGTEHIRPSLSSSRRRGK; encoded by the coding sequence ATGGCACGAAGCTTCTATTCCCACATCAAGGAAGCGTGGAAGACCCCGAAGGAAGGCAAACTGGCCGAACTCCAGTGGCAGCGAAAACAGGAGTGGCGCAACCAAGGCGCAATCGAGCGCATCGAGCGCCCGACGCGCCTCGACAAGGCTCGTGAACTCGGTTACAAGGCCAAACAGGGTATCGTTGTGGTCCGCGTCTCCGTCCGCAAGGGTGGCGCGCGCAAGCAGCGACACAAGGCTGGCCGCCGTACGAAGCGCCAGGGTGTCAACCGCATCGGTCGCCGCAAGTCCATCCCGCGCATCGCGGAGGAACGCGCCTCGCGCAAGTACCCGAACATGCGTGTGCTGAACTCCTACGGCGTCGGTCAGGACGGCTCCCAGAAGTGGCAAGAGGTCATTCTCGTCGACCCCAACCACCCGGCCATCCAGAACGACGACGACCTCAACTGGATTTGCAACGACGACCACGACGGCCGCGCCTTCCGTGGTCTCACCAACGCGGGCAAGCGCGGTCGCGGTCTGCAGAACCGCGGCAAGGGTACGGAACACATCCGTCCCTCCCTCAGCTCCAGCCGCCGCCGCGGCAAGTAA
- a CDS encoding alpha/beta hydrolase produces MPTDIDWRPYDLDDEYSVVGDVRISDELSSTYLDFERHLLVYLPPDYDESDRSYPVCYMHDGQNVFDEATSYSGSWDIHRAMDELHDKGLGAIVVGVPNAGDDRTVEYTPHPHPEFGGGGADSYLSFLFEEVKPLVDETFRTRPEKESTGLLGSSLGGLISLYALFEYPEKVGFLGAMSPAFWWSGEDIFEYVEAQPFTPARIYVDVGDTESMDDPERCELYIDDAARMVELLREKGYDDVEFLVDEGGVHREHAWARRFPDAMRFLLDDD; encoded by the coding sequence ATGCCCACCGATATCGACTGGCGACCGTACGACCTCGACGACGAGTACAGCGTCGTCGGCGACGTACGCATCTCCGACGAACTCTCTTCGACGTATCTCGATTTCGAGCGTCACCTTCTCGTCTATCTACCTCCCGATTACGACGAATCCGACCGTTCCTACCCGGTGTGCTACATGCACGACGGACAGAACGTCTTCGACGAGGCGACCAGTTACTCCGGGTCGTGGGACATTCATCGAGCGATGGACGAACTGCACGACAAGGGCCTCGGCGCAATCGTCGTCGGCGTCCCGAACGCGGGCGACGACCGGACGGTCGAGTACACGCCCCACCCGCATCCGGAGTTCGGCGGCGGCGGTGCCGATAGCTATCTTTCGTTCCTCTTCGAGGAGGTAAAGCCGCTCGTCGACGAGACGTTTCGGACGCGACCCGAAAAGGAGTCGACTGGACTGCTCGGGTCCTCGCTCGGCGGCCTCATCAGCCTCTACGCGCTCTTCGAGTACCCCGAGAAAGTGGGCTTTCTCGGAGCCATGAGTCCCGCATTCTGGTGGTCGGGCGAGGATATCTTCGAGTACGTCGAAGCCCAACCGTTCACTCCCGCTCGCATCTACGTCGACGTGGGCGACACCGAGTCCATGGACGACCCCGAGCGCTGTGAGTTGTACATCGACGACGCAGCGCGCATGGTCGAGTTACTGCGCGAGAAGGGATACGACGACGTCGAATTCCTCGTCGACGAAGGCGGCGTCCACCGAGAACACGCGTGGGCGCGCCGGTTCCCCGATGCGATGCGGTTCCTCTTGGACGACGACTGA
- a CDS encoding rhodanese-like domain-containing protein: MVVETTPDELREKLDADDTEVSVVDIRDPSSYTSGHIPGSENLPAATLGPEVFEREWPDEVVVSCYVGKSSKRVASILDENVDADVSSLRGGFDDWDGAVEQGSEDEADLGPASPF; the protein is encoded by the coding sequence ATGGTCGTGGAGACGACACCCGACGAACTGCGCGAGAAACTGGACGCTGACGACACTGAGGTTTCCGTTGTCGACATTCGGGACCCATCGTCGTACACGTCCGGACACATCCCCGGGTCGGAGAACCTCCCGGCGGCAACGCTCGGTCCCGAGGTGTTCGAACGCGAGTGGCCCGACGAAGTCGTCGTCTCGTGCTACGTCGGCAAGAGTTCGAAACGGGTCGCCTCTATCTTGGACGAGAACGTCGACGCCGACGTGAGCAGTCTCCGCGGCGGCTTCGACGACTGGGACGGCGCGGTCGAACAAGGGTCGGAAGACGAAGCGGACCTCGGGCCGGCGTCGCCGTTCTGA